A genomic window from Agrobacterium tumefaciens includes:
- the glgA gene encoding glycogen synthase GlgA, whose translation MNVLSVSSEIYPLIKTGGLADVAGALPIALEAYGVKTRTLIPGYPAVKAAVTDPVKCLEFSDLLGEKADVLEVRHEGLDLLILDAPAYYERSGGPYLGQTGKDYPDNWKRFAALSLAAARIGAGALPGWRPDMVHAHDWQAAMTPVYMRYAETPEIPSLLTIHNIAFQGQFGANIFSKLELPAHAFGMEGIEYYNDVSFLKGGLQTATALSTVSPSYAEEILTPEFGMGLEGVIGSRSHVLHGIVNGIDADVWNPATDHLIHDNYSAANLKNRALNKKAVAEHFRIDEDDSPLFCVISRLTWQKGIDLMAEAVDEIVSLGGRLVVLGAGDVALEGALLAAASRHHGRVGVAVGYNEPLSHLMQAGCDAIIIPSRFEPCGLTQLYALRYGCIPVVARTGGLNDTVIDANHAAVASKAATGVQFSPVTLDGLKQAIRRTVRYYHDPKLWTQMQKLGMKSDVSWEKSAGLYAALYSQLISKGH comes from the coding sequence ATGAATGTCCTTTCGGTTTCATCCGAAATTTATCCCCTGATCAAGACCGGAGGGCTCGCCGACGTTGCCGGCGCGCTCCCCATCGCGCTCGAAGCCTATGGCGTCAAAACGCGGACCTTGATACCCGGCTATCCGGCGGTGAAAGCCGCCGTGACCGACCCCGTCAAATGTCTGGAATTTTCCGACCTGCTCGGGGAAAAGGCCGACGTGCTCGAAGTGCGGCATGAGGGGCTCGACCTCCTCATTCTCGATGCGCCCGCCTATTACGAGCGTTCCGGCGGCCCCTATCTCGGCCAGACGGGCAAGGACTATCCTGATAACTGGAAGCGTTTTGCGGCGCTGTCGCTGGCGGCGGCGCGCATCGGCGCCGGAGCTCTCCCTGGCTGGCGTCCCGATATGGTGCATGCCCATGACTGGCAGGCAGCGATGACACCGGTCTATATGCGTTATGCCGAGACACCGGAAATTCCGAGCCTCCTTACCATTCACAATATCGCCTTTCAGGGTCAGTTCGGCGCCAATATCTTCAGCAAGCTCGAATTGCCCGCCCATGCTTTCGGCATGGAAGGCATCGAATATTACAACGATGTGAGTTTCCTCAAAGGCGGCCTGCAGACGGCGACGGCGCTCAGTACCGTCAGCCCCTCTTATGCGGAGGAAATCCTGACCCCGGAATTCGGCATGGGGCTGGAAGGGGTGATCGGCAGTCGTTCCCATGTGCTGCACGGCATCGTCAACGGCATCGACGCCGATGTCTGGAACCCGGCCACCGACCATCTGATCCATGACAATTATTCCGCCGCAAACCTGAAGAACCGCGCATTGAACAAGAAGGCGGTCGCCGAGCATTTCCGTATCGATGAGGATGACAGCCCGCTTTTCTGCGTCATCTCCCGCCTGACCTGGCAAAAAGGCATCGACCTCATGGCGGAAGCCGTGGACGAGATCGTTTCCCTGGGCGGGCGCCTCGTGGTTCTGGGAGCCGGCGATGTGGCCCTGGAGGGTGCGCTTCTGGCGGCGGCATCCCGCCACCATGGCCGTGTCGGCGTGGCTGTGGGTTACAACGAACCCCTGTCGCATCTCATGCAGGCGGGCTGCGATGCGATCATCATTCCTTCGCGCTTCGAGCCCTGCGGGCTTACCCAGCTTTACGCGCTGCGTTACGGCTGCATTCCGGTCGTCGCCCGCACCGGCGGCCTCAACGATACCGTAATCGACGCCAACCATGCCGCTGTCGCCAGCAAGGCGGCGACCGGCGTGCAGTTTTCCCCTGTCACGCTGGACGGTCTCAAACAGGCGATCCGCCGGACCGTCCGTTATTATCACGACCCGAAACTATGGACACAAATGCAGAAGCTCGGAATGAAATCCGATGTTTCCTGGGAAAAAAGCGCCGGTCTCTACGCCGCGCTTTACAGCCAGCTTATTTCGAAAGGCCATTGA
- a CDS encoding alpha-D-glucose phosphate-specific phosphoglucomutase — MIKTVQTKPYQDQKPGTSGLRKKVPVFAQENYAENFIQSIFDALEGFQGQTLVIGGDGRYYNREVIQKAIKMAAAAGFGKVLVGQGGILSTPAASNIIRKYKAFGGIVLSASHNPGGPNEDFGIKYNIGNGGPAPEKITDAIYARSKVIDSYKISDAADIDLDKVGSFKVDELTVEVIDPVADYAALMEELFDFAAIRALIAGGFKVVVDSMSAVTGPYAVEIIEKRLGAPKGSVRNATPLPDFGGHHPDPNLVHAKELYDDVMSAEGPDFGAASDGDGDRNMVVGKGMFVTPSDSLAIIAANAKLAPGYAAGISGIARSMPTSAAADRVAEKLGLGMYETPTGWKFFGNLMDAGKVTICGEESFGTGSNHVREKDGLWAVLFWLNIVAARKESVKDIVTKHWAEYGRNYYSRHDYEEVDSDAANTLVATLREKLATLPGTSCGNLKVAAADDFAYHDPVDQSVSKNQGIRILFEGGSRIVLRLSGTGTAGATLRLYVERYEADAARHGIETQEALADLISVADTIAGIKAHTGRNEPSVIT, encoded by the coding sequence ATGATCAAGACTGTTCAGACGAAGCCCTATCAGGACCAGAAGCCGGGCACATCCGGCCTGCGCAAGAAGGTGCCAGTCTTCGCCCAGGAAAATTACGCCGAGAACTTCATCCAGTCGATCTTCGACGCGCTTGAGGGTTTTCAGGGTCAGACGCTGGTGATCGGCGGCGACGGCCGTTATTACAACCGCGAAGTTATCCAGAAGGCGATCAAGATGGCCGCCGCTGCCGGTTTCGGCAAGGTACTCGTCGGTCAGGGCGGCATTCTCTCCACGCCTGCCGCCTCCAACATCATCCGCAAATACAAGGCCTTTGGCGGCATCGTGCTTTCCGCAAGCCACAATCCCGGCGGCCCGAACGAAGATTTCGGCATCAAATACAATATCGGTAATGGCGGTCCGGCCCCTGAAAAGATTACCGACGCGATCTATGCCCGCTCAAAGGTCATCGACAGCTACAAGATTTCCGATGCCGCCGATATCGATCTCGACAAGGTGGGCAGCTTCAAGGTGGATGAGCTGACGGTCGAGGTTATCGACCCGGTCGCCGATTACGCCGCTTTGATGGAGGAACTCTTCGATTTCGCCGCCATTCGCGCCCTGATCGCCGGCGGCTTCAAGGTAGTGGTCGATTCCATGAGCGCCGTCACCGGCCCCTATGCCGTGGAGATCATCGAAAAGCGTCTTGGCGCACCGAAGGGCTCGGTCCGCAACGCCACGCCGCTGCCGGATTTCGGCGGCCACCACCCCGACCCGAACCTGGTGCATGCCAAGGAGCTCTATGACGATGTCATGAGCGCGGAAGGTCCCGATTTCGGCGCGGCGTCGGATGGCGACGGCGACCGCAACATGGTCGTCGGCAAGGGCATGTTCGTCACGCCGTCCGACAGTTTGGCGATCATCGCCGCCAATGCGAAACTCGCACCCGGTTATGCGGCCGGCATTTCGGGTATCGCTCGCTCCATGCCGACCAGTGCGGCAGCGGACCGCGTTGCCGAAAAGCTTGGCCTTGGCATGTATGAGACACCGACCGGCTGGAAATTCTTCGGTAACCTCATGGATGCCGGCAAGGTGACGATCTGCGGTGAAGAAAGCTTCGGCACCGGCTCCAACCATGTGCGTGAGAAGGATGGCCTGTGGGCCGTTCTGTTCTGGCTGAACATCGTCGCTGCCCGCAAGGAAAGCGTAAAAGACATCGTCACCAAGCACTGGGCCGAATATGGCCGCAACTATTATTCCCGCCACGACTATGAGGAAGTGGATTCGGACGCCGCCAATACGCTGGTCGCCACGCTGCGCGAAAAACTCGCCACGCTTCCCGGCACCAGTTGCGGCAATCTGAAGGTCGCGGCTGCGGATGATTTTGCCTATCACGATCCGGTCGATCAGTCCGTGAGCAAAAATCAAGGCATTCGCATCCTGTTCGAGGGCGGTTCGCGTATCGTATTGCGCCTTTCCGGCACCGGAACGGCAGGGGCCACACTCAGGCTTTACGTCGAACGCTACGAGGCGGATGCGGCCCGTCACGGCATCGAAACCCAGGAGGCGCTCGCCGACCTGATTTCCGTTGCCGATACGATCGCCGGCATCAAGGCCCATACCGGCCGCAACGAACCGAGCGTTATTACGTAA